Proteins co-encoded in one Nicotiana sylvestris chromosome 7, ASM39365v2, whole genome shotgun sequence genomic window:
- the LOC104228924 gene encoding uncharacterized protein yields MSATDQESRVSLKLLIDDKKNRVIVAESNKDFVDILFSFLSFPIGTIIRLTNNQPLSKISPISTCLNNLYQSVENLSVKHLYSENCKSVLLNPRNPCNEDCFKLKVNIDDSVSNKYFKCSNKNCSKKSWLLNVNCYCGGRTTKEMFSEIRNPTNDYDGVFLRGGIEFIISDDLRVLPGSPSSLVKLLSDLGYSHMNQIKEMSVEIGKEEILRLLTCSFISKSPLTEVFLNKKANIVDNNIMPEPRISPLFADKFHYSGNSWKINLKLILNKSRNKILYAEANDSLVDFLFSFLTFPIGSVIRVLNGISGLGCIDNLYKSVTDLESEWFPYDRYRLLNPGVAPRHKCQNQLLPISVGLDDHSLLDPRCTSGSTSDFGRLTLSPSLFIVSDDLVVRPMCSTSSFGLLKELNVPLCDIEEQVISIDKAEAQLLLQAAFIGSSSALTLALSSFLNKQKQEMD; encoded by the exons ATGTCTGCTACTGATCAAGAATCCAGAGTTTCACTGAAGCTTTTGATAGATGACAAGAAAAATAGAGTTATTGTTGCTGAATCCAACAAGGATTTTGTTGATATATTATTCAgttttctttcctttccaattgGAACAATAATCAGATTAACCAACAACCAGCCATTGTCAAAGATAAGTCCAATTTCTACTTGTTTGAACAATTTATACCAAAGTGTTGAAAATCTTAGTGTAAAACACCTTTATTCAGAAAATTGTAAGTCAGTCCTTTTAAATCCAAGAAATCCATGCAATGAAGATTGTTTCAAGTTGAAAGTGAACATAGATGATTCTGTTTccaacaagtacttcaaatgttCTAATAAAAATTGCTCAAAAAAGAGCTGGTTGCTCAATGTTAATTGTTATTGTGGAGGGAGGACAACTAAGGAGATGTTTTCAGAAATAAGAAATCCAACAAATGATTATGATGGTGTTTTTCTTAGGGGAGGAATAGAGTTTATAATCAGTGATGATTTAAGAGTGTTGCCTGGTTCTCCAAGTTCTCTCGTGAAACTGCTTTCTGATCTTGGCTACAGCCACATGAATCAGATAAAAGAGATGTCTGTGGAAATTGGCAAggaggag ATATTAAGACTGCTCACTTGTTCATTTATCTCAAAATCTCCCTTGACTGAGGTGTTTCTGAACAAGAAAGCTAATATAGTTGACAACAACATCATGCCTGAGCCAAGAATTTCACCACTTTTTGCTGATAAATTCCATTACAGCGGAAACTCCTGGAAAATAAACCTGAAGCTAATATTAAACAAGTCTAGAAACAAGATACTGTATGCTGAAGCAAATGATTCATTAGTCGATTTTCTCTTCAGTTTCCTCACTTTTCCTATTGGATCAGTGATCCGTGTTCTAAATGGGATTTCTGGACTTGGATGCATAGACAACCTGTACAAAAGTGTGACGGATTTGGAATCAGAATGGTTTCCTTATGATCGGTACAGATTACTCAACCCCGGTGTTGCACCAAGACATAAATGCCAGAATCAGTTGCTTCCGATTTCTGTGGGACTCGACGATCATAGCCTTTTAGACCCCAGGTGCACAAGTGGTAGCACAAGTGATTTTGGAAGATTAACACTGTCACCTTCCTTGTTTATTGTTTCGGACGATTTGGTAGTCAGGCCTATGTGTTCTACATCAAGTTTTGGCTTACTCAAAGAACTAAATGTACCCTTGTGTGACATTGAAGAGCAAGTGATCTCCATTGATAAGGCAGAG GCACAGCTCTTGCTGCAGGCAGCATTTATCGGGTCATCATCTGCTTTAACACTTGCCTTGAGCTCTTTCTTGAATAAACAGAAACAAGAGATGGACTAA